The Candida dubliniensis CD36 chromosome 5, complete sequence genome has a window encoding:
- a CDS encoding hypothetical transposable element protein (transposable element) translates to MRDMNVNYTNDAEKNFIAEHIKSIQNSIVKAIISRILFKAKAPETLEEMIDYYEKLCKKVAPELLFSYFERLVSHYLSVDEPKLTAPTTLMNRLRSPGQLILNESIARFCSHLNSGIVTQFQMFYKYKAIAMRYCGYIVGQMNDVRNGKPFDYDRLTNEIDLDPVIEQTVTERHKEEIARIKSNNSVQNSVNSMYNTHQNNNNSNYYNNNDKNNKNNKNYKNNKNKNNKNNYNKKGKVSKVSNETSDYEKLKRDLVRMMDDLRKEKE, encoded by the coding sequence ATGCGTGATATGAACGTCAATTACACGAATGATGCTGAAAAGAATTTTATTGCTGAACATATCAAGTCCATCCAAAATTCTATTGTTAAAGCAATTATTAGTCGTATTTTGTTTAAGGCAAAAGCTCCTGAAACCCTCGAAGAAATGATTGACTACTACGAAAAATTGTGCAAAAAGGTCGCTCCTGAACTATTGTTCAGTTACTTTGAGCGTTTGGTGTCACACTATTTAAGTGTAGACGAGCCAAAGTTAACTGCTCCTACAACTTTAATGAATAGGTTGAGGAGTCCAGGCCAATTGATTCTCAATGAGTCAATTGCAAGATTTTGCAGTCATTTGAATTCTGGAATAGTTACACAGTTCCAAATGTTTTACAAATACAAAGCAATAGCTATGAGATATTGTGGGTACATTGTTGGTCAAATGAATGACGTCCGCAATGGTAAGCCTTTCGATTATGATCGTCTTACAAATGAAATAGATTTAGACCCTGTTATTGAACAAACTGTTACTGAGAGAcataaagaagaaattgcaAGAATTAAAAGCAACAACTCAGTTCAGAATCTGGTCAATTCGATGTATAATACAcatcaaaacaacaataactcAAACTAttataacaataatgataaaaacaacaaaaataataaaaattacaaaaataacaaaaataaaaataacaaaaataacTACAATAAAAAGGGAAAAGTATCTAAAGTTAGTAACGAGACTTCTGACTACGAAAAGTTAAAAAGAGATTTAGTACGCATGATGGATGATTTGCggaaagaaaaggaatAA